One window from the genome of Pandoraea fibrosis encodes:
- the rpoE gene encoding RNA polymerase sigma factor RpoE gives MSEREIDQALVERVQKGDKAAFELLVAKYHRKIIRLVSRLVRDAAEVEDVTQEAFIKAYRALPQFRGESAFYTWLYRIAVNTAKNHLATQGRRAPTSTEANAEEAETFAEADQLRDINTPESMLMSKQIAQTVNTAMEALPDELRTAITLREIEGLSYEEIAEAMGCPIGTVRSRIFRAREAIASRLRPLLDTPDGKRW, from the coding sequence GTGAGTGAACGAGAAATCGACCAAGCGCTCGTCGAGCGCGTGCAAAAAGGCGACAAAGCCGCCTTCGAGCTGTTGGTCGCGAAATATCACCGCAAGATCATCCGCCTCGTATCGCGGCTCGTACGCGACGCCGCCGAGGTCGAGGATGTGACGCAGGAGGCCTTTATCAAGGCCTACCGTGCTTTGCCGCAGTTCCGCGGTGAGTCGGCGTTCTATACCTGGCTGTATCGTATTGCTGTCAACACGGCGAAGAATCACCTGGCAACGCAGGGGCGCCGTGCACCGACTTCGACTGAAGCGAACGCTGAAGAAGCGGAAACTTTTGCCGAGGCCGATCAACTAAGGGATATCAACACGCCTGAGTCGATGCTGATGAGCAAGCAGATTGCTCAAACGGTCAACACAGCGATGGAGGCTTTGCCCGATGAACTTCGAACGGCAATTACCCTGCGGGAAATCGAGGGTTTGAGCTACGAAGAGATCGCCGAAGCCATGGGGTGCCCGATCGGAACGGTCCGTTCGCGAATTTTCCGGGCGCGTGAAGCGATTGCCAGCCGGCTCAGGCCGCTGCTGGACACGCCTGACGGTAAGCGCTGGTGA
- a CDS encoding sigma-E factor negative regulatory protein yields MGSATVQTQRGLQAERISALMDGEFDPDELAALLDEADTSGRPLWDDYHLIGDALRSDELTLPRSESAFMASFAARLDAEPHLLAPAALADAQASTAQGAKTAGSRVTRINPFLRVRRVLPTAAAAAAVAALSWVVVPRLQDHPAGGAQTQVLAQSAALATTAGGSSLTRVALSQQPQAAVAANGASAGVPNDLIVLRDARLDQYLAAHQQYAPTPIGQSVSPYMRASAQADE; encoded by the coding sequence ATGGGATCAGCGACGGTGCAAACGCAGCGGGGGCTGCAAGCCGAGCGGATTTCCGCGTTGATGGACGGGGAATTCGATCCGGACGAACTGGCCGCCCTGCTGGACGAGGCGGACACCTCGGGCCGGCCTTTGTGGGACGACTACCATCTGATCGGCGACGCACTGCGTTCCGATGAACTGACGCTGCCGCGTTCGGAGTCGGCCTTTATGGCTTCCTTCGCCGCGCGTCTCGACGCCGAGCCGCATCTGCTCGCGCCGGCCGCACTGGCCGACGCCCAGGCAAGCACCGCACAGGGTGCCAAGACGGCGGGCTCGCGAGTGACTCGCATCAACCCGTTCCTGCGTGTGCGCCGTGTGTTGCCGACGGCCGCTGCTGCCGCTGCGGTAGCCGCACTGTCGTGGGTCGTGGTGCCGCGTCTGCAGGATCATCCGGCAGGTGGCGCGCAAACGCAGGTGCTTGCGCAGAGCGCTGCGCTGGCGACAACTGCCGGTGGTTCCAGTCTCACTCGCGTAGCGCTTTCGCAGCAGCCCCAGGCCGCTGTGGCAGCCAACGGCGCGAGCGCAGGTGTCCCGAACGATCTGATCGTGCTGCGCGACGCGCGTCTCGACCAGTATCTGGCAGCACATCAGCAATACGCCCCGACCCCGATCGGCCAGAGCGTCTCCCCTTATATGCGAGCCTCGGCGCAAGCGGACGAATAA
- a CDS encoding MucB/RseB C-terminal domain-containing protein, with the protein MQRLSIESLPRAPMGRTFFLFAFLLATTLQTQAWAQASAPTVDPLIERREVSAWLNKIHRAAQTQNYIGTFVYQRGSTMRSSKISHFADKGNEYEELETLDGRQRRILRQNEDVYTLIPEQKTVFQEKRESKDSFPALLATPNRDVLDFYAPKVLPNERMAGFDCMVIELTPKDDYRFGYRLWADRNTGLLLRAQTLDAEGHLLEQAAFSQISIGVPSEKARIAHAIQATHGWHVIKPQITATKLSDAGWSIDVDKKVPGFKAVREVRRTMRSTADGKPLEVQQVVYSDGMAGLSVFIEPATRERKEGHGNAGATNILIKRYGDYWLTLLGEVPQATLQQFASSIEYKQPAK; encoded by the coding sequence ATGCAGCGCCTGAGTATCGAATCCTTGCCGCGTGCGCCCATGGGGCGCACTTTCTTCCTGTTCGCTTTCCTGCTGGCGACCACGCTGCAAACGCAAGCGTGGGCGCAGGCTTCCGCACCGACGGTCGATCCTCTGATCGAGCGGCGCGAAGTCAGTGCGTGGCTCAACAAGATCCATCGTGCGGCGCAGACGCAAAACTACATTGGCACCTTCGTTTACCAGCGTGGTTCGACCATGCGTTCGTCGAAGATCAGTCACTTCGCCGACAAGGGTAACGAGTACGAAGAGCTGGAGACGCTGGACGGACGTCAGCGCCGCATTCTTCGTCAGAACGAAGATGTCTACACGCTCATTCCCGAGCAAAAGACCGTCTTCCAGGAAAAGCGCGAGAGCAAGGATTCTTTCCCTGCGTTGCTCGCGACGCCCAATCGCGACGTCCTTGATTTCTATGCGCCGAAGGTGCTGCCCAACGAACGCATGGCAGGCTTCGATTGCATGGTGATCGAACTCACGCCGAAGGACGACTACCGTTTCGGCTACCGGTTGTGGGCCGATCGCAACACGGGCTTGCTGCTACGTGCGCAGACACTCGACGCGGAAGGTCACTTGCTGGAGCAGGCGGCATTCTCGCAAATATCGATTGGCGTGCCGAGCGAGAAGGCGCGCATCGCGCATGCGATTCAGGCCACGCATGGCTGGCACGTCATCAAGCCGCAGATTACAGCGACGAAACTGTCCGACGCCGGCTGGAGTATCGACGTCGACAAGAAGGTGCCGGGATTCAAGGCGGTGCGTGAGGTGCGTCGAACGATGCGTTCAACGGCCGACGGGAAACCGCTGGAAGTGCAGCAGGTGGTATATTCCGACGGCATGGCGGGACTTTCGGTGTTTATCGAGCCGGCCACGCGTGAACGCAAGGAAGGCCATGGCAACGCCGGTGCGACGAACATCCTCATCAAGCGCTACGGCGATTACTGGTTGACCTTGCTCGGCGAAGTGCCGCAGGCCACCTTGCAGCAGTTCGCCTCCAGCATCGAGTACAAACAGCCGGCGAAGTGA